From a single Miscanthus floridulus cultivar M001 chromosome 8, ASM1932011v1, whole genome shotgun sequence genomic region:
- the LOC136472814 gene encoding zinc finger A20 and AN1 domain-containing stress-associated protein 11-like: MAQRDKKVEEPTELRAPELTLCANSCGFPGNRATNNLCQACFQAATASSAASVSPPSPSSSSSPSPPVFQYDEQQQQQARPSAPAVFADRPAELSPSRPARTSPSSASSSVNRCQSCRKRVGLTGFRCRCGELFCGAHRYSDRHDCCFDYKAVGRDAIARENPVVRAAKIVRF, from the coding sequence ATGGCGCAGCGCGACAAGAAGGTGGAGGAGCCCACGGAGCTGCGGGCGCCGGAGCTCACGCTGTGCGCCAACAGCTGCGGCTTCCCGGGCAACCGGGCCACCAACAACCTCTGCCAGGCCTGCTTCCAGGCCGCCACCGCTTCCTCGGCCGCCTCCGTCTCGCCGCcgtcgccctcctcctcctcctccccttcccCGCCGGTGTTCCAGTacgacgagcagcagcagcagcaggcgaggCCGTCTGCGCCGGCGGTGTTCGCCGACCGGCCCGCGGAACTGTCTCCGTCCAGGCCGGCCCGGACGTCTCCATCGTCGGCGTCGTCGTCCGTCAACCGGTGCCAGAGCTGCCGGAAGCGCGTCGGGCTGACGGGGTTCCGGTGCCGCTGCGGGGAGCTCTTCTGCGGCGCGCACCGCTACTCGGACCGCCACGACTGCTGCTTCGACTACAAGGCCGTCGGCCGGGACGCCATCGCCAGGGAGAACCCCGTCGTGCGCGCCGCCAAGATCGTCAGGTTCTGA
- the LOC136472815 gene encoding serine/threonine-protein kinase UCN-like: protein MDIDLDRARALRVLGRGAMGTVFLVTEAGPSALRPSRYALKVFDKRSGSSKPDADRRARWEINVLSRLAHPHLPSLLGFTETDDLLAWAVPYCSGGDLNELRYSLPDRVFSPAAIRFYIAEIISAVAELHAAGVVYRDLKPENVLLRADGHVTLTDFDLSRLLNPRSADSPPPPPPASSRGHNNRRSRVPVRSDSVLGQAKSYSNSNSNSKPPHQPWSAAASPRQQLQSLVRYIMGSGGDGAGVGSRKSKSARVSPVSRKPASFGGCGSGASAAAAAWGKSYSFVGTEEYVAPEMVRGEGHGFAVDWWAVGVLVYEMAFGRTPFKGQNRKETFRNVLQKELEFPGDSLRRSPELADLISGLLERDPRRRLGYAGGADEIRAHPFFAGVAWDMLMEVSRPPYIPPPTDEDLADGAEGFDVRGHFKDLHQPPPTKSASESSSSDFSTEF from the coding sequence ATGGACATCGACCTCGACCGGGCGCGCGCGCTTCGCGTCCTCGGCCGCGGCGCCATGGGCACCGTGTTCCTCGTCACGGAGGCGGGCCCCTCGGCCTTGCGCCCCAGCCGGTACGCCCTCAAGGTCTTCGACAAGCGCTCCGGCAGCAGCAAGCCCGACGCCGACCGCCGCGCGCGGTGGGAGATCAACGTGCTGTCCCGCCTCGCGCACCCGCACCTCCCTTCCCTCCTCGGCTTCACCGAGACGGACGACCTCCTCGCGTGGGCCGTCCCGTACTGCTCCGGCGGCGACCTCAACGAGCTCCGCTACTCGCTCCCCGACCGCGTCTTCTCCCCCGCGGCCATCCGCTTCTATATTGCCGAGATCATCTCCGCGGTCGCCGAGCTCCACGCCGCGGGCGTCGTGTACCGCGACCTCAAGCCCGAGAACGTGCTCCTCCGCGCCGACGGCCACGTCACGCTCACCGACTTCGACCTGTCCCGCCTCCTCAATCCCAGGTCTGCGGactcgccgccgcctccgccgccggcgtCATCCCGCGGCCACAACAACCGCCGGTCGCGCGTCCCCGTGCGGAGCGACTCGGTTCTCGGCCAGGCCAAGTCGTACTCCAACTCCAACTCCAACTCCAAGCCCCCTCATCAGCCGTGGTCCGCGGCGGCGTCGCCGCGGCAGCAGCTCCAGAGCCTGGTCCGGTACATCatgggcagcggcggcgacggagCCGGGGTGGGCAGCAGGAAGAGCAAGTCGGCGCGGGTGTCGCCCGTGAGCCGGAAGCCCGCGAGCTTCGGCGGCTGCGGCTCGGGCgcgtcggccgccgccgccgcgtgggGCAAGTCCTACTCCTTCGTGGGCACGGAGGAGTACGTGGCGCCGGAGATGGTGCGCGGCGAGGGCCACGGCTTCGCCGTCGACTGGTGGGCCGTCGGCGTGCTGGTCTACGAGATGGCGTTCGGGCGGACGCCGTTCAAGGGGCAGAACCGCAAGGAGACGTTCCGGAACGTGCTGCAGAAGGAGCTCGAGTTCCCGGGCGACAGCCTGCGACGGTCACCGGAGCTCGCAGACCTCATCTCGGGCCTGCTGGAGCGGGACCCGAGGAGGAGGCTCGGTTACGCCGGCGGCGCCGACGAGATCCGCGCCCACCCGTTCTTCGCCGGCGTGGCGTGGGACATGCTCATGGAGGTGTCCCGGCCGCCCTACATCCCGCCGCCGACCGACGAGGACCTCGCGGACGGCGCCGAGGGGTTCGACGTGAGGGGCCACTTCAAGGACCTTCACCAGCCACCGCCGACGAAGTCTGCGTCGGAGTCGTCCTCGTCGGACTTCTCGACGGAGTTCTGA